Genomic segment of Triticum aestivum cultivar Chinese Spring chromosome 6A, IWGSC CS RefSeq v2.1, whole genome shotgun sequence:
AAACATGGCGTGGCCAAGCCCAATCTACAATTTGGGTTGAGAACCCATGGAACGATGGTAGAAAAATGTGACAACTCAGGGCTGTACAAAATGAACTTCGTGGCTATTCCAACACATGAAAAAAAATGCCGCAACGCCATGTCCTGCTTATTTAGTTTGTTGCAGCAACAGGTCAGATGAGTGGCGTCACGAAAAGAAAGTATGTGGTATTGCTTACTCTGAAAGTAGGGGGTAAAACTAGTATATGCATGGACGCCATCAACCAAAGAATGGTGTTAATTATGAGACCCCAGCCTCAACTGTTCTGACAATGAAAATGCGCATAAGCATTCAAATACAGGCATACAGCAGATCAGGAGGCGCATAGaggcagagaaaacagaaaacatacAAAGAACATGAGCTGTGCGTCGGGATTCATCTTTCAACTTTCTTTTGCTGTATATAAGCCGCGCTATATTCAGTTATCTTCGCTATATTCAGTTATCTTCCAGGGCGCTCTTCTTGACCATCCCCTCAGTTTTCCTCCGGTCACCAACTATCTATCCTTCTTATTAACATCACCCATCTTTTTGATTGACCAAAAAGAGAAGCGAGACTGAGCAGCCATATACAAAGCAATGCTGTTTAGTTTCTGTCGGAAAGCAGTCATCAAAGTCGCcatctctgtttttttttcttgttcATGTACATTGCTGTGAGTTTATTAAGTACAAAATTTCCTtctctgcaccaaaccaaaaagaagaagcagcaaACGTTAGTCTCACAAAATTAACCTCGAATATAAGCCAAAGAGTAAATCCAAAACGCATACTAGAACAAATATCCTCAGAGACAGGTCAAACACTTAATGTCCCTTTTAGATCACAATTCAATAATATTGTGGGTTGAAAAATAACTGAACAAACTGTATACAGCATTGAAATCCACAACATGGTATTGCTTACTCTATGATGACCAGACTCTGTCACGGACTCCAATGTTTCAGCCATCTGCATTTGTTTGATCACTGTTGCATGCAATACCTGGACGAACACATAAAAACAGAACACTACATAAATATATGCACATTTCGTATTGTGAATATTcatatatatttttctataaagttggtcaaactttacaaagtttggctTCAGccaaattttatatgcagactaaaaagaatggGAGTGAGTAAGAAACATATAACTGATGAATATGACATGAGTATGCACCTTGCCCATAGTGTTTTTTCTCACTGTTATGCAGTTCAATAATAATGGCCCCCACTAGCAGTGGAAGATTTGAAAGTAAAAACTGCATTGCTACTATTTCACTAGGTGTCCTTGAAAGACATCTCTTGGTCAATTTTGAACTTCAATAAGTAACATCACCAGACttttttatgcttcatattatttaaCTTGCAAAAGTTGGGCAGTTGGATTCTAACCGAACTCATAGCAGTTTTTTACCAGGTGCTTAAAGTTTCAAGTGTATCATAAACATGCATATGTGAATAAATAAAACATCACTTCCATAACTAATTGAGTCAAATTTTTGCAAATTAGTCAAGCAGGCCATAAGTTTATTAATAAAGGTGCAACACTTTTGTGGTAAAAAGCATGATACAATTCTAAACTGTATATCCTGAAACAACTGTAAGCACCATAAGGCTGTGACACTTGGCCAGACAAATACCTTCTTTGTCTTCTCCAGGTCAAATTCAATGGATTTTATCCTATCAAAAGAATCCTGTATAGCACGATCCTTATCCTGTGGGATCTCAGGAGGCTTTCTGCTGAGTTGATTACACATCGACTCAAGTCTTTCAAGACGCTCCAAACAAGGATTTACTCGGTCTTCCTTAACTATCTGAAGATTTGGTTGATTACTGGGTACGGCTGCAGTATGCGGATGAACATTTTCCAAGTGTTGCTGATGGCGAGTGAACAAGCGCAAAAGAGAGAGTACTTTGAGAATTACAGCAAGAACTTTtcttgaaaataatttcaaaatccCATCATCTGCATCGCCTTCACGGACATTTGGGGCACGACCTGCTAGTTTCAACTCACATTTTAAGCATCAGAGAAACTAGCCACCATGGTGAGACAACTGGGATAAAATATGAACAGCGTCCCATGAGTTTTTATAGATGTTAGCTAGTGCATGCAGACCATGATTAGATACCTGGCTCAGGCAAAACTCTATTCATCGATGAATTTTGTCGTGTGTTGTACTGCCTTAATACATTTCCAGTAAGGTTATATCTTTTATTGGACTCAACAGCTTTATCCACTGAAAGAGGTCGATCGTCTGAACAGCCGTATATTGTTGATCCTGATTCCCTGGCCTACATGACAAAGACAGGAGACGAAGTTTGTTAAGAAATGCCATGGTGAGGATAAGGCGCTCTAGATCTAGCAACAGCCTAACTTATTTTTCTCCGAGGGAACAACCTAACATTTAGGCATGTCAGGACCAAAAAGAAATATCTGTTATTTCCTTTTGTTCATCTGAATATAGGAGCTACTAGTTGGCAAGTGATAACATGAATGGAAGTTATTAATATAATGGCAGAATTGAGAGAACAATAATTTACTTCCTCACGGACTGGAGCCAAACTATGATATTCAACATCTTCAGGGGCTACAGGGGATCCAAGATCATCAACATCTGAACCTGATTCAGCATTTGATGTATCACTAATTCTTTCTGGTAACTGAAAGAAGCAGGGACAGTGCATAAAACGTTAAAACTGAAAAGAGATTGACTCATTGAACAAATGAGAGCTCACAGATTGGATATTTCGTAATCTTGCCTTGAGCGCACGCAATCTTACAGAGCCTGTAATTGTTTCTTCTATATCAGATACTTGCACGATATCCCTTAATGCAGATGATTCCATGCTATGTACTATCTGAAATAAGAAATAAGTACATAATCAGCTGTAGCAGACAAGTTGAATATCCTGTTGTACCATAAGTATGATACAGTAAGAGAGCACCAGCAGATTCAGTAAAAAGACTACCTTCATAATTAAAGGGTCACTCCAAGGGCCTTTGTTGGACCTCAGGCATCCTCCCTGGTTAGAGCATGTGCACAAACCACCAAAAAACTCTGGTAATTGGCTGCAGATATATTCTGGTAAGCCTTGTACAACAAGCACAAAAACCAATCTTACACTAAAGGACCCTAACAACATAGAAGATTACCGTCACCAACCTTGCGTCAATAGCTTCAAGAAGCCTGCTCT
This window contains:
- the LOC123128226 gene encoding phosphatidylinositol/phosphatidylcholine transfer protein SFH6 isoform X1, whose product is MSESNIDGIEISVSNDERRDRADAENSEDEPKHRRMRSLRKKALHASTKLTHSLKKRGKRKVDCRVPRIPIEDVRDAGEEQAVSSFREVLFARNLLPERHDDYHMMLRFLKARKFDVEKAAQMWDEMLQWRNEFGTDTILEDFEFHELEEVLQYYPQGYHGVDKDGRPVYIELLGKVEPNKLVQTTTVERYIKYHVQEFERAFREKFPACSIAAQKHIDTTTTILDVHGVGWKNFGKIARDLVRCMQKIDGDYYPETLHQMFIVNAGAGFKLIWSTIKGLLDPKTSSKIHVLGAKYQSRLLEAIDASQLPEFFGGLCTCSNQGGCLRSNKGPWSDPLIMKIVHSMESSALRDIVQVSDIEETITGSVRLRALKLPERISDTSNAESGSDVDDLGSPVAPEDVEYHSLAPVREEARESGSTIYGCSDDRPLSVDKAVESNKRYNLTGNVLRQYNTRQNSSMNRVLPEPAGRAPNVREGDADDGILKLFSRKVLAVILKVLSLLRLFTRHQQHLENVHPHTAAVPSNQPNLQIVKEDRVNPCLERLERLESMCNQLSRKPPEIPQDKDRAIQDSFDRIKSIEFDLEKTKKVLHATVIKQMQMAETLESVTESGHHRRRKFCT
- the LOC123128226 gene encoding phosphatidylinositol/phosphatidylcholine transfer protein SFH13 isoform X2, giving the protein MSESNIDGIEISVSNDERRDRADAENSEDEPKHRRMRSLRKKALHASTKLTHSLKKRGKRKVDCRVPRIPIEDVRDAGEEQAVSSFREVLFARNLLPERHDDYHMMLRFLKARKFDVEKAAQMWDEMLQWRNEFGTDTILEDFEFHELEEVLQYYPQGYHGVDKDGRPVYIELLGKVEPNKLVQTTTVERYIKYHVQEFERAFREKFPACSIAAQKHIDTTTTILDVHGVGWKNFGKIARDLVRCMQKIDGDYYPETLHQMFIVNAGAGFKLIWSTIKGLLDPKTSSKIHVLGAKYQSRLLEAIDASQLPEFFGGLCTCSNQGGCLRSNKGPWSDPLIMKIVHSMESSALRDIVQVSDIEETITGSVRLRALKLPERISDTSNAESGSDVDDLGSPVAPEDVEYHSLAPVREEARESGSTIYGCSDDRPLSVDKAVESNKRYNLTGNVLRQYNTRQNSSMNRVLPEPGRAPNVREGDADDGILKLFSRKVLAVILKVLSLLRLFTRHQQHLENVHPHTAAVPSNQPNLQIVKEDRVNPCLERLERLESMCNQLSRKPPEIPQDKDRAIQDSFDRIKSIEFDLEKTKKVLHATVIKQMQMAETLESVTESGHHRRRKFCT